The segment ttttttggtcaCGTTTAGTTCCCAGGCCCCAATTCcacaattttttttctctttggaccaaaaaatttcaaatttaaacaggcccttagggcactcccaatgcggAAACCATtgtggtttctatagacattaattatagtaccacctaagcattttgctgatgtggcaagaaatttattgaagagagagagcaaaaataaTAGAAActaggtctaagttagaaaccatatcTACAcaaaagacatgaagtgatatgattggttaagaatggagagagaatgaatgtgattggagaaaaatattctatagaaagtATCCATTGGGACCATAGTTTCCATAtaatagtgtctataaaaattaatacgtatagaaactacatgtagtttctaacattgggagtgcccttaagGTGTTTGAATGCTCCAAGTAATAGActtagctaaattttagctaggtgGAAATATATAATAAGACCTAGCTAAACATTAACTAGTCTTTTTAACTGGGATGTTTAAATGCTTGGCAGCTAAAATTTAGCCGGTGCATCAAATAGGCTCTAAATTGGATTAATTACATTTAATTTACGTTTGTGAAAGCAATGTTTGAACCACGCATGCAAACACTTTGTTGGTTGGTGTTGTAGCCGGCACGGTACACGTATGTGTGCAAAACAATGTAGCAGCAGCAGTTGTTGCTGCACTTTGTACAGCAACCACTACCTGCCTGCCTGGCCTGCCTGCCTGATTGGAAAAGCCCAGCGGTTTTGCTTGCTTGGTAGGCTGCCACCATTGCTCTGCGGGACCCACCCCCACCCGCTGCCGCCGGTTGAGACTGGACTTCCACGCGGCTGAGCTGCTCTATCTATAAAAATCCGAATCATCCGGTCGCCACGGCCATGCTCGGTCTGCGTGTCACACTCCCACTCCCCTGTTTCGTTtcgagagcagagcagagcagagcagagcgccATGCCGCGTGCCCCGGCGAGCCTCCGCCTCCAGGCAGCAGCCTCCACCGCCACCGCGACACCGAGCCAGCAGcaggcgtcgtcgtcgtctcctccccagcagcagcagcagcaggcggcggTGTCGGTGGACTCCGACATGGTGGTCATCCTGGCGTCCTTCCTGTGCGCGCTCGTCTGCGTGCTCGGCCTCGCCCTCGTCTCCCGCTGCGCCTGCCGCCTCTGCGGCCGCGGGCCTGCCGCCGCCTCGTCTTCCGCGCAGCAGGAGCAGGCTCCTCCACCCAAAGGTCTCAAGAAGAAGGCCATCGACGCGCTGCCCACCGTGCCCttcaccgccgccgcctcctcctcctcggacTGCGCCATCTGCCTCGCCGAGTTCGCCGAGGGCGACGCGCTGCGCGTGCTCCCGCGCTGCGACCACGCCTTCCACGTGGCCTGCGTCGACGCCTGGCTCCGCACGCGTGCCACCTGCCCCTCCTGCCGCGCCGGCATCGTCGCCGCCCCGGCCCAGCAACTGCCGCAGCCGCCCGTCGTGTCGCCCGGCGGCGCCTGCGGGAGGTGCGGCCACGTGCTCATGGCCGCAAGTCCGGCTCCTGGATACGACACCTTCTTGCCTTGACCCGGCCCGGCGTTCgtcaatctctctctctctctctctcttttttcatCAGTCTACTGTATTTTTGGGGTGTGGCGTGGGATTTTGGAGTGTTGGGTGTAGCGTAGGATGTATGTAAACTAGCAAGCACTTATCATCATCACTCACTGTAATTTACGCAAATACTACATAGTTATATTGATATATGCTCCTAGCTAGTTGTCAAGGAAATGAATGgagggaagaaaaaaaaaaacatgagcTGTCGGCATCCTGGGCTGCTGGATTCCTCCACTGCGCATACATTTCAGTTTTCAGTGGAATTGTCAAGGCACATTTGGTGGAGATTTGAGAAGCCAAACTTTTCTTCATCAGTCAGTGACATGTTCCTACCTTGGACTGAAGCAATACCAGGCAATAGCACAGTCTCAACACTGAAAGCAAAGCGAGCAATAGGATCGGTGTCGGAGCTCCACAAGTAGACATCAGCTTttcggcggccgccgccgccgatgcaATCCATTcaacttcttctccttcttcttctgctcgATTCTTTATTCTCCACAGATAGCAATAGCAACAGGTAGCAACAGAATACTAGACTGCATTTGCATGCCTTTCTTCCTCCTTAAGTCACAACTCACAAGGTTGATAGATAAAGCAGCATCTCAATCAagaatcagaaaaaaaaaaaatcctctgTTGACCGTCGTCGTCTCGTCTGCGTCTTCACCTGATCCGCTGGAGCAAGAAATCTGTGAGGATGGAAAGGGGAATCCCTCTTTCAATtccttgtgtgtgtgtgtgtgtgtttttttttttttgtttccgcATCTTGCACGCTACTGCTACTACCTGCAGGCTACCTGTCGTTGAATGAAGACAGACAGCAAGCAGGCATCGATGCCCCATTTCATCACTTCCTCCCATCCCATTTCGATCGGTGCATGCAACTGACAATTGGCCGATCGATATGATCCCCCTTGCCATCGCATCATCACAACACGCCCACCACTAAGCGCGATGGCACATATATAGGACGTGGAGTTGGCCCGTCCATTTTTCACGACGCTCTTCTCCGGCACGAGGAGGCAGGTCTACAACATCCATCGGGACCCTTGTCGATCTTTCCTTTGCCAGTGTACACACGTGGTGGCGTTAATTAGCACTTCCTCATCGTTGGGGGAAGTTCTCCCCTGAGGATCTCATGTCCGTCCTCGACACGCTCCAAACCTGGTTCCCTCAGACGAGGCACACACAGACTAGGTCATCAAGTCCTAGATCTATGGCCAGACATGCCATTGAGCACAGTCGATCACATGGCATAATAAAAAATATGTACAACGAAGTCAGCCTGGGCACAATTTCACCCAAAACCGAACACCGAACCGAGAAGTTGTTTTTTCGGTTTTTTGGTTCGGTTTCAGTTTGTACTTCGGTGTTCGGCTTCGGCTTCGGTTCCTATGTCAAACTGAACCGAACACCCGAGGAACCGAGCAGCACGTAAGGActcgacacacacacacacaattcGACGAATGCGTATAGCATAGCCAGCCCACCAGCCCACTCACCCTCAGGCTCACAGCCCACCATGGTACTACCAGTCCACCACTAGCACTCTCATCCCTCACTCGGTCACTCCCTCCTTACCCTAATCCTTCGAGGCGGCGGCAGGCGGCCGGGTGCAGCGCGGCTGCGCGGGCGCGCAGCACAGTGTGGGAGTGCGAGCAGCCGCGTGGCGCAGTGCACACCGAGCAGGGAGCAGGCCAGGCGGAGGCACGGAGCGGGCGAGCGGCCGCGCGGTGCAGGGCGCACCCAGCAAGGAGCAGGCGGAGCGGGCGAGCGGCGCCGGCGAAGCTGTGGACTTCGGACGGGACTCGGCGGCGCAACCAACGTTGTCAACCTCCTCAAATATAATGGCCGCAAGAACAGAGCAGTCCTCCAATGTAAGTCTTTGGTTCTTCTTGCTTACTGCTTAATAGTAATAGATCCAGATGCCTGTTGGTTGGTTTGCTCCTTGTTAGTTGATTAGTTCATTAGATCTGCAGCAAACATGTCTCATTTTCTTGTTAGTTGATTAGTTAAATAGTTTGTACCCTGCCTAGATACCTGAATGGCTACATCTGAAGCAGCTGGTTTTTGTTTTGAATTCATCAGTTTAAATTTTGCATGTTTTCTCATTTGGCAGGCTGAATTCTTCCTCATGttgctgctggctgctgcctAGTGCCTACCAGATAATGGATGCTCAGTTGCTGTTGTGTGTTTTTTATTCCTACAAAATAATTGATGCTCAAGTTCTGTCATTCTCGATTTTCTCATTTGTTTGTGGTTTATTATGACAATACGTACTGTAAGTTTGTAATATTTGAGCTCTATAAATCTTGAAACACTTGGACTTTGGGCTATGTACTGTATAGACTAGTTCTGCATATTTGAACTCAGTTGCCTGTATTGGGCTAGTTAAAGGTTTCGGTTATTTCGGTTTAAACCGAAAAAACCGAAGTAAAAAACCGAAACTGAAGTTGtcgttttttggttttttggagaACCGATCAGTTCTCATTCTTTGGAAACCGAAAAAATCGAACCGAACCATCGGTTTAAACCGAACGCTCAGGCTGACAACGAAGGCTACATATTTACTAAGTAGCATGAGCCCAAACAAATCACTGTAGCAAAACTCTATGCCCCACCTCCTGTACTCAAGTGTTTTTAAAATGCCCAACCTAGCTATATGTGGCCCAATGCCCTATATGTAATATTTGATTCCACCAAGGGAAGATGTGTAAAAAAAATTGACAAATCTCTTTTCCCTTATATGTAGATCCCACATCAAGTAGGCTGTAGCAGGCATAAATCTTGTACAAGATTCGCATGAGTGTTATCAATATTTTGTTAGTGTGCTCATGATTCAAACAACACTTACATCTTGCAAACTCCTCCTAGTCTACTTATCATCACTTTTAATCTACATAACCTCGCTTCTAGTCTATTTACCACCACCTCCATTCTACATGACCCCCCACTTGTACAAACAAGACACAAGCTTCACCAACAAATTGTCGTTTGTGACTGAGACTAAGGCAGCTCTATCTCCCCCGCAAAGTGCATTATACAAACTATAGCATGGTGTTGGCTAGCCCTGGCTCTGTCAAAATACAACAACGTTGTAGCTCTGCTAGCTACAGTATTGATACAATATTGCAACGATGAAGAGTGAGACTAAGCCTTATGGGTGCAATATTGCAACAACGGATAAGTGTTGACGGAGACTAAATTATTCAGCCGCAATTGATATGCAATGTATATACCCCCATTACAAAGAGAAAACACTGAAATAATACAGAACATCAAACATATTTAATGGGATATCATAATGCTAACATAATAAAACAGTAAAGTGCAAGGAGAACAATTATTGCCGCCATTCAGCTCATGGTGAGATCCATTTACATTATTGAACGAAGAATCAAGTTTTGATAAACATCTGCTAACGAACAATAATGTCAATACAAGCAGGTTGTTCGTAGCCAAACTTAACTAAGCCTCTACTGATAGCCTTatacaaaagaaaataaatgaaTTAAGTTCCgattcatccaatccaaaacaGAATGAATAGTAAACATGCATTTGGACGGATATCATCGATCATCACTGCAATTGCGGCTGTTCCTGCTGCTGCTCCGGCTGGGCTTTGGCGCCAATGTTGAAGAACTCGATAATAACCTCAAGCGGAAACCCCTTGGTCTCAGGCACCTTGAGGTATACGAAGATTAACGCCAAGCAACAGACGAAGGCGTAGAAGCCAAAGACGCCGGCGAGGCCGATGGCCTTAAGCATGACAGGAAGAGAGTAGGTGACAGCAATGTCGCCCAACCAGAAGGTGAGGGAGCATATGGCGATGCAGAGTCCTCTAACACGCGTGGGGAAGATCTCAGCACATAAGATGTTGGGGATGGGACCAAACCCCATGACGAAGCAACAGAAGTAAACGATGACACTCGCCGTGGAGAGCACCGCGTGCACTGTCGTCGCCATGGGCACCAGGTTTGCCACAATGAGCACCACGAGCGACGCAACGAGCACAGGAATTGTCCACAACAATAGGGACCGGCGACCAGCCACGTCCATAAGGCGCATGGCGAGTCCAATGCTAGGGAGCATCAACAGTGTGGTGAGCCCGCTGATGAGAATGGCCGCGGAGTCAGCGCTGAGGCCGAGGCTGGCGAGTAGGACACTCACACCCGCCTGGTCAAGGATTTGGGGCGTGTAGTATAGGACACCATTGATGCCAGAGAACtgtcattttttgtttttttaaattaTGAGTgacttatatatatgtatatatatatatatactacaatATGCATGCATGGTTACCTGCTGCAGGATCTGTATC is part of the Sorghum bicolor cultivar BTx623 chromosome 10, Sorghum_bicolor_NCBIv3, whole genome shotgun sequence genome and harbors:
- the LOC8066387 gene encoding probable E3 ubiquitin-protein ligase ATL45, whose amino-acid sequence is MPRAPASLRLQAAASTATATPSQQQASSSSPPQQQQQQAAVSVDSDMVVILASFLCALVCVLGLALVSRCACRLCGRGPAAASSSAQQEQAPPPKGLKKKAIDALPTVPFTAAASSSSDCAICLAEFAEGDALRVLPRCDHAFHVACVDAWLRTRATCPSCRAGIVAAPAQQLPQPPVVSPGGACGRCGHVLMAASPAPGYDTFLP